Genomic window (Leptotrichia sp. oral taxon 212):
ATATATGTACTGACCCCAAAAAGTTGGACAAATTAATTTAACCAACCAATAAGGATTGACTTCTGTAAGAAGCAGGAGTTAATCCTTTTAATTTTTCCTTTATTCTTTTGTTGTTGTAATAATATATGTATTCCTCTATTGCTTCTTTCAGTTCTTCCAGTGTTCTGTACTTTTCTTCCTGTTCATAAAACATCTCTGATTTTAATAACCCAAAGAAACATTCCATTAATCCGTTATCTAAACTGTTTCCTTTCCTTGACATACTTTGAGTTATATTCTTTTCTTTTAACCTTTTCTGATATAAATAATGCTGATACTGCCATCCTTGATCGCTATGAAATATCAAATTCTCATAATTCCCATTTTCTTTAAATGCTAAATTTAACATATGGTTTATCTGCCCCAAGTTAGGACTGCGCGAAATATCATATGAAACTATGTATCTTCCATAAGCATCCAATATTGGAGATAAGTATAACTTTTCTCCCCTCAGATTAAATTCTGTCACATCTGTAAACCATTTCTGATTTGGAGCTGCTGCTTCAAAATCTCTTCTGATATGATTATCAGCTATCCTTCCTGTCTGACCTCTGTATGAAGAATATTTCCTCTTTTTACGGATAATGCTCTGTAAATTAAATTTCTTCATAAGCCTCTGTACTTTTTTATGATTAATATTTAACCCTTGATTCTTTAATTCCAATGTTACTCTTCGATAACCATATCTTCCTTTATTTGCATAGTAAATTTCTTTGATTTTTTCAATGATATCTTTATTCTTCTCATCAATATCTTTTTTATCAATATAGTAGTAATATACTGATTTTGATATCCCGGCAATTTTTAACAGCATCTTGAAAGGGTATTTAGCTCTAAGTTCGGCTATCACTCTTACTTTTTCTTCTCTTTTAGCTCCCTTTCCTGAACTAGAGCTCTCAATTTTTTTAAGTATTCGTTCTCAGCTTTAAGATACATATTTTCTTCTTCTAACTGTTTAATCTTATCTTTTTCAGATAGAACTTTCTCATTTTTCTTAGGTTTAGTCATAGATTTAGGTTTCCTTCCTTTTTTCTTCTCTACAACATTATACTCATTTTCTTTAAATTTTGAAAGCCAATTATGTAAAATACTAGGAGCTGGCAAACCAATATCAATAGCAACAGAATTAATAGACTCATGATTAACTAAAATTCTATTAATTATTTGTAATTTAAAATCTTTAGAATAAACTCTATTTTTATCTTTTCTTAAAATATCATATCCATGTTTTTCAATTAAAGCAATTAAATATTTAATATTAGATTCCTGAACATCAAAATCATTAGCTAAAGAAGAAATAGTTTCACCATTTTTTCTTCTTTCATATATTTCAATTTTATCTTCTCTTGTTAATTTGCTCATAAAAACTGCACCTCCAATCTTGTGTCCAAGATTTTGGGTGCAGTACAATATTATAGAGCCTATTTCTCATAAAATTCGATTTTGATTCATATCTTAATAATTAAATTTTTTAATTCAAATTTTTTATAAACTTTTTCTCACCAAGTAAATATATAAATACTGCAATTAATAAAAGAAGAATTCTGCTCAGCCAAAGCTTAATTCCAAAATTATAATGATATTCT
Coding sequences:
- a CDS encoding IS3 family transposase; its protein translation is MLKKIESSSSGKGAKREEKVRVIAELRAKYPFKMLLKIAGISKSVYYYYIDKKDIDEKNKDIIEKIKEIYYANKGRYGYRRVTLELKNQGLNINHKKVQRLMKKFNLQSIIRKKRKYSSYRGQTGRIADNHIRRDFEAAAPNQKWFTDVTEFNLRGEKLYLSPILDAYGRYIVSYDISRSPNLGQINHMLNLAFKENGNYENLIFHSDQGWQYQHYLYQKRLKEKNITQSMSRKGNSLDNGLMECFFGLLKSEMFYEQEEKYRTLEELKEAIEEYIYYYNNKRIKEKLKGLTPASYRSQSLLVG
- a CDS encoding IS3 family transposase, translated to MSKLTREDKIEIYERRKNGETISSLANDFDVQESNIKYLIALIEKHGYDILRKDKNRVYSKDFKLQIINRILVNHESINSVAIDIGLPAPSILHNWLSKFKENEYNVVEKKKGRKPKSMTKPKKNEKVLSEKDKIKQLEEENMYLKAENEYLKKLRALVQERELKEKKK